The Malus domestica chromosome 13, GDT2T_hap1 genome includes a window with the following:
- the LOC103453192 gene encoding protein FANTASTIC FOUR 1-like translates to MATIVCQGLQSCLDSPHLVEPRTLRLKLSAPVAHHFSPITPQELGIKACFSEEKCNNYEEINSNKGTSKKSDMGGWSFLQAISKPSLENPTAEVDKENTYTPPRVYRNSSATKLNEKSLELCTEDLGCETGAIITESFSIFSPMYESESNAAAREHQNKHKFSGAKKANNVHNFPPPLTTISGEDSLHFRPHREDGRLIIKAVKAPLSHSCFQAERSNGRLRLCLSKTFTPSFDSEEEAAAIQEYNEGCENDIIEEETEEQDQEVVGENTEEELVEQLEGDKEEEEEEEEEEEEGNSSNVCLIEGEEVDGNSLNVRGKDGIEKFERPSRCKEGGGECEKKGLLKYWEPFWVAT, encoded by the coding sequence ATGGCGACAATCGTGTGCCAAGGTCTGCAGTCATGCCTGGATTCTCCTCACCTTGTGGAGCCAAGAACCCTAAGGCTAAAACTTTCTGCACCGGTAGCTCATCACTTCTCTCCAATTACCCCCCAAGAATTAGGAATCAAAGCTTGTTTCTCTGAAGAGAAATGCAATAATTATGAGGAAATCAACAGCAATAAGGGCACCTCCAAAAAATCTGACATGGGTGGCTGGAGTTTCCTCCAAGCTATCTCCAAACCCTCACTAGAAAACCCTACTGCTGAGGTGGACAAAGAAAATACTTACACCCCTCCTAGGGTTTATAGGAACTCATCAGCTACTAAGCTAAATGAGAAGAGCTTGGAGTTGTGCACTGAAGACTTGGGCTGCGAGACCGGCGCCATTATCACAGAAAGCTTCAGCATTTTCTCACCAATGTATGAATCAGAATCGAATGCAGCGGCAAGGGAGCATCAAAATAAGCATAAATTTTCGGGTGCAAAGAAGGCGAATAATGTTCACAATTTCCCACCTCCATTGACAACAATAAGCGGCGAGGATTCTCTACACTTTAGGCCTCACAGGGAAGATGGGAGGCTGATCATCAAAGCTGTCAAGGCCCCTTTAAGTCATTCATGCTTCCAAGCTGAAAGAAGCAATGGCCGCCTTCGATTGTGCCTTTCAAAAACCTTTACTCCCAGTTTTGACTCAGAGGAAGAAGCAGCAGCCATTCAAGAATACAATGAAGGGTGTGAAAATGACATAATTGAGGAGGAAACAGAAGAGCAAGATCAAGAAGTGGTGGGAGAAAATACAGAAGAAGAATTGGTAGAACAATTAGAAGGCgataaggaggaggaagaggaagaagaagaagaagaagaagaagggaataGTTCAAATGTGTGTTTGATAGAGGGTGAGGAGGTGGATGGGAATAGTTTGAATGTTAGGGGTAAAGATGGAATAGAAAAGTTTGAAAGGCCAAGCAGGTGCAAAGAAGGTGGCGGTGAGTGTGAGAAGAAAGGATTGTTAAAGTATTGGGAGCCCTTTTGGGTGGCTACTTAA
- the LOC103414648 gene encoding protein phosphatase 2C 70: MTMTMLVSIVGLLLLMLLLILLLIFLACKPWRFFSSSSRSRTIKVGELERPLVSDDADLVRNQGNELPRGYDLEGACFPSEGNFRSPRPQGLVHKPRLPTAPPILTQSDSFVLDVISDAPEDILVGQTLKRPLAIQQLLEEQRNSRQSLEQERFQEFLPKDTLNQRTCLNLEVISGPSHGLRCSVQSTSSSRLPMTLGRVPPSDLLLKDSEVSGKHALINWNSNKMKWELVDMGSLNGTLLNSQPINNPDSGSRHWGNPVELASGDVITLGTTSKVFVHIASETESQIPFGVGVASDPMALRRGGKKLPMEDVCYYQWPLPGVDQFGLFGICDGHGGAEAAGSASKLLPQIVANILSDSLKRERVLSLCDASDVLRDAFFQTETCMNHHYEGCTATLLLVWTDGGDNFFVQCANLGDSACVMNVDGKLIKMTEDHRISSYGERLRIQETGAPLKEGETRLCGLNLARMLGDKFLKQQDSRFSYEPYISQVVHINQASNAFAIMASDGLWDVISAKKAIQLVLQTKERYSMDRENLAEKIANILLSEARTVRTKDNTSIIFLDFDTSRISCEAES; this comes from the exons ATGACGATGACGATGCTAGTGAGCATTGTCGGTCTTCTTCTCCTTATGCTTCTTCTGATCCTCCTCCTCATCTTCCTCGCCTGCAAACCATGGCGCTTCTTTTCCTCCTCCTCTCGTTCTCGCACTATCAAG GTTGGTGAGCTTGAGAGACCCCTTGTTTCGGATGATGCTGATTTGGTCCGGAACCAGGGCAATGAGCTTCCAAGAGGTTATGATCTAGAGGGAGCATGCTTTCCAAGTGAAGGGAATTTTCGCTCACCCCGACCACAAGGACTTGTGCATAAGCCAAGGCTTCCCACTGCACCTCCCATTTTGACTCAAA GTGATAGTTTCGTCCTAGATGTGATTTCTGATGCTCCAGAGGATATTTTGGTTGGTCAGACCCTGAAGCGTCCATTGGCAATCCAGCAGTTACTGGAAGAGCAGAGGAACAGTAGACAGAGTTTAGAACAAGAGAGATTTCAAGAGTTTCTACCCAAGGATACCTTGAATCAAA GAACCTGCCTCAACCTGGAGGTCATATCCGGTCCTTCCCACGGACTTCGTTGTTCAGTACAGTCAACAAGTTCCTCCAGGCTTCCTATGACCCTGGGAAGGGTTCCTCCAAGTGATTTATTATTGAAGGACTCGGAGGTGTCAGGAAAGCATGCATTGATAAACTGGAATTCAAAT AAAATGAAATGGGAGCTGGTCGACATGGGTAGCCTGAATGGAACACTTCTGAACTCTCAGCCAATCAATAATCCTGATTCTGGAAGTAGACATTGGGGTAACCCCGTGGAGCTTGCAAGTGGAGACGTAATAACCCTCGGAACGACCTCAAAAGTGTTT GTTCATATTGCATCTGAAACTGAGAGTCAGATCCCCTTTGGAGTTGGCGTGGCTTCAGATCCCATGGCTCTGCGTCGTGGAGGGAAGAAGCTTCCAATGGAAGATGTGTGCTACTATCAATGGCCTCTTCCCGGGGTTGATCAG TTTGGACTTTTTGGTATCTGTGATGGACATGGTGGAGCAGAGGCTGCTGGATCTGCTAGCAA GCTTCTTCCTCAGATCGTTGCTAACATTTTATCAGATTCGCTAAAAAGGGAGAGGGTCTTGTCACTATGTGATGCTTCAGATGTTCTCAGGGATGCATTTTTTCAGACAGAAACATGCATGAATCACCATTACGag GGCTGTACTGCCACTCTGCTTCTGGTTTGGACTGACGGTGGTGACAATTTCTTTGTGCAATGTGCAAATCTTGGAGATTCAGCTTGTGTTATGAA TGTTGATGGGAAGCTGATTAAGATGACCGAGGACCATAGAATTAGTAGTTATGGTGAAAGACTCCGAATCCAGGAAACAGGAGCCCCGTTGAAAGAGGGGGAAACACGCCTATGTG GTTTGAACCTTGCTCGGATGCTTGGAGACAAATTTCTTAAACAGCAGGATTCCCGCTTCAGTTATGAACCATACATTAGCCAAGTAGTTCATATCAATCAAGCGAGCAATGCCTTTGCGATAATGGCCAG TGATGGCTTATGGGATGTAATTAGTGCGAAAAAGGCGATTCAGCTAGTTCTTCAG ACGAAAGAGAGATACTCGATGGACAGGGAGAATCTGGCAGAGAAGATTGCTAATATTTTGTTGAGTGAGGCTAGAACAGTGCGAACAAAGGATAATACCTCTATAATTTTCTTAGATTTTGATACTTCTAGGATCTCGTGTGAAGCTGAATCTTGA
- the LOC103453092 gene encoding uncharacterized protein produces the protein MGKKKKRAESEAEAQPEENKVEIVNGDSHQKDKKKKKHKFDGPAVIPSVSIAVPGSIIDNTQSLELATRLASQIARAATIFRIDEVVIFANKSESGSLPQADSDENESGAAFLVRILRYLETPQYLRKALFPKHNSLRFVGMLPPLDAPHHLRKHEWGPFREGVTLKERPPNLVGTLVDVGLSKNVIVDQVLDPGTRVTVAMGASWNLDADISRQVVSSSKPREEAGTYWGYKVRYASNITSVMNECPYKGGYDHSIGTSEHGQIINSSELTVPTFRHLLIAFGGLAGLEESVEEDANLKAKNVREVFDLYLNTCPHQGSRTIRTEEAILISLQYFQEPISRALKRI, from the exons atggggaagaagaagaagagagccGAATCAGAAGCAGAAGCACAACCAGAAGAGAACAAAGTCGAAATTGTGAATGGCGACTCTCATCAGAaagataagaagaagaagaagcacaaaTTCGACGGACCCGCCGTGATACCTTCCGTGAGCATAGCCGTCCCCGGTTCAATCATCGACAACACTCAATCCCTCGAACTCGCCACCCGA TTGGCCAGTCAGATTGCCCGTGCCGCGACGATTTTCCGAATCGACGAG GTGGTGATATTTGCCAATAAGAGTGAGTCTGGCTCATTGCCACAAGCTGATTCGGATGAGAATGAAAGCGGTGCTGCTTTTCTTGTACGAATCTTGAGGTACCTTGAGACACCTCAGTATTTGAGAAAAGCTCTGTTTCCAAAACACAACAGCCTAAGATTTGTG GGCATGTTACCCCCGCTTGATGCTCCGCACCATCTGCGCAAACATGAATGGGGTCCATTTCGGGAAG GTGTCACACTGAAAGAAAGACCTCCCAACCTTGTGGGAACACTAGTTGATGTGGGCTTGAGTAAG AATGTCATTGTTGATCAAGTACTTGATCCTGGAACAAGAGTTACTGTGGCTATGGGAGCCAGTTGGAACTTGGATGCTG ATATATCACGCCAGGTTGTCTCATCCTCCAAACCTAGGGAAGAAGCAGGAACATATTGGGGGTACAAAGTGCGCTATGCTTCTAATATTACTTCAGTCATGAATGAATGCCCATACAAG GGTGGCTATGACCATTCAATTGGTACCTCAGAGCATGGTCAGATTATTAATTCCTCTGAGCTCACTGTACCTACTTTCAG GCATCTATTGATTGCTTTTGGTGGACTTGCTGGGTTGGAAGAGAGCGTTGAAGAGGATGCTAACCTAAAG GCAAAAAATGTGAGAGAGGTATTTGATTTGTATTTGAACACATGCCCGCATCAGGGGAGTCGAACAATTCGAACTGAG GAAGCCATTCTCATATCTCTTCAGTATTTCCAAGAACCAATCAGCCGAGCATTGAAGAGAATTTAG